cattcaactttttcactaacgttccttacctaagtaagagccacgttaacctcaacgttagtggcacaaacgttgccactaacgttgcctctttgtcctttgcgcacgttattgggactcaactttcccaataacgttgagaagcctctcCCTtctctacgttagagtccacgttaacttagttaacatggctcttttaacgtaggcttgccaacctttgataacgttagtgacacttaacattgtcactaacgttccaatgtgtccCTTagctccacgttagagtccacgttaactaggttaacgtggcttctaacgtggccatgctagccatctccaacgttagtgacaaagttgagtgtcactaacgttggctcaacattcccttatccacgttagcttccacgttaactaagttaacgtgggaattaacgtggctcatggtggcatgtgtgggcttcttccaacgttagtgacaatgttgggtgtcactaacgttggcgtcacctcccttcttcacgttaacttccatgtTAGCTAGGTTAACgttggagttaacgtggcttcttggggatagtgtgtgttcatcctaatgttagtgacaatgtttggtgtcactaacattgtcgacCACCTAgtctcttcacgttagcttccacgttaactaggttaacgtggaagttaacgtggctttgtgTGACTtggctaacgttagtgacaatgttgaatgtcactaacgttggcttcccctttttcttcttaacgttagaggccacgttaactaagttaacgtggactctaacgtggccactcatgatcttggtccaacgttagtgataatgttaagtgtcactaacgttggctccatttctttacttccacgttagagttcacgttaacttcgttaacgtgactcttaacgtgggcaatgattgGTTCAAGAGCGTTATTggtaatcacttttctcattaactttgcaagttactcccattccacgttagagttaacgttagtgtaactaacgtagctactaatatggttcttctttgcttcctttgtcctgaaatcaagcaataaagtgcatcaaagttctagtccaagtcatgggaattgcaacatccaatttgtccttaaattcatgcaaaatcctcatgaaatcatgtaaagtgcacaatgtatgcttgaatcaagatgtaagtgaatatctacccaaaactagcttatttcctaaggaaatgcatgaaactaccctaaaaacagtaaagaaaaggtcagtgaaactgcccaaaatgccctggcatcataccacgaagattctgattaagaaatctaagagatactcattcaatatgatgtagaacggaggtggttgtcaggcacaccttcatggattgaggaaggtgatgagtgtcacggatcatcaccttcttcatagtgaagcgcgaatgaacatcttagataggaacaagcgtgtttgaatggaaaacagaagtaattgcattaattcatcgagacacaacagagctcctcacccccaacaatggattttaaagactcatgccgtcaaagagtacaaagttcagatctaaaatgtcatgaggtgcaaaataagcctctaaaagttgtttaaatactaaactagtaacctaggtttacagaaaatgagtaaactaagatggatagtgcaaaaatccacttctggggcccacttggtgtgtgctggggctgagacttaagcttctcacgtgcctgggctgtttctggagttgaacgcaggttgtaacctgtttctggcgttgaactccaacttgtaacttgtttctggcgctgaacgccagactgcaacatggaattggcgttgaacgccagtttacgtcaaatatccttgagcaaagtatggactatatatatttatggaaagccctggatgtctactttccaacccaattggaagcgcgccaattggactcctgtagctccagaaaatccattccgagtatagagaggtcagaatccaacagcatcagcagtcctttttcagcctgaatcagatgtttgctcagctccctcaatttcagccagaaaatacctaaaattacagaaaaacacacaaactcatagcaaagtccagaaatgtgatttttatttagaaactaataaaaatataataaaaagtgactaaaacatattaaaaactacctaaaaacaatgccaaaaagcgtataaattatccactcatcacaacaccaaacttaaattgttgcttgtccccaagcaactaaaaacaaagtaggataaaaagaagagaatatacaatgaattccaaaaacatctatgaagatcagtcttagttagatgagcggggctattagctttttgcttctgaacagttttggtatctcactttatcttttgaaattcagaatgattggtatctataggaactcagaattcagatagtgttattgattctcctagttcagtatgttgattcttgaacacagctactttatgagtcttggccatgaccctaagcactctgttttccagtattaccaccgaatatatacatgccacagacacataactgggtgaaccttttcagattgtgactcagctttgctaaagtccccaattagaggtgtccagggttcttaagcacactctgtttttgctttggacctcgactttaactactcagtctcaagttttcacttgacaccttcacgccacaagcacatggttagggacagcttggtttagccgcttaggccaggattttattcctttaggccctcctatccactgatgctcaaagccttggatcttttttattacccttgccttttggttttaagggctattggctttttgctcttgccttttggtttaaagagcttttggcattttctgcttgctttttctttttcttgctctctcttttttctttttttttcttttttgcaagctttgttcttcactgctttttcttgcttcaagaatcatttttatgatttttcagattatcaaataacatttctcctttttcatcattccttcaagagccaacaattttaacattcataaacaacaaattcaaaagacatatgcactgttcaagcattcattcagaaaacaaaaagtattgccaccacatcaaaataattaaactattttaaaatttgaaattcatgtacttctttttctttttcagaaaacaattttcatttaagaaaggtgatggattcataggacattcatatctttaagacatagacacttagatactagtgatcatatagtaaagacacaaacataattaaacatgaagcatagtaaacgaaaaacaggaaaataagaacaaggagattaaggaatgggtccaccttaatgagggcggcatcttcctcttcttgaagaaccaatggtgctcttgagctcctctatgtttcttccttgtctttgttactcctccctcatagctctttgatctgcagtcaaatgctctaccactgaactatggacccttgagatgaacctctccatctcttatgactcggaggtggaagcaactgcctttctttttctctttctagaggtctcTCCAGcctaggtgccataaatggttatggaaaaacaaaaagcaacgcttttttccatactaaacttaaaaggtttgctcgtcctcgagcacaaaaagatagaagggagtagaaggagaagtgtgaatgggtgggtatgggagAAAAATCgtttgaattggaatggtgaggtaggtggggatcttgtggggtccacagatcaagtggggtcaaggacttaacatccttgctccaattaggcgtgtaaaacgcccttgctgtgcaatcctggcgtttaacgccagactgctgcttgtttctggcgttaaacgcccaaatgtagcctatttctggcgtttaacgccaggcagatgcttgtttctggcgttaaacgccagcttggtgcttgtttctggcgttaaacgctatactactctcctccagggtgtgctatttttaatgctgtttttcattctgtttttgatttttcaatagtttttgtgacttcacatgatcatcaacctaataaatcacgaaataacaaaaagaaaataaaatagatatgattaaataacattgggttgcctcccaacaagcgcttctttaatgtcaatagcttgacagtgagctcccatggagcctcacagataatcagagcaaggttggaacctcccaacaccaaacttagagtttggttatggcctcctgatgccaaggcatcttaggctagtttcactagcatttttctgttatttttagttgttttatgcattttcttgagccttaagtaatcatttgggccaaatagtcatgcttgtcttaaatcattcaaacatgaagattttgatgcaaattccatgagtttttagttatattccttgaatgctatgaatgaaagatttctcatgaaattttgcaagactttgatgcagttgtttggatgatttcagggaagaagaggctaggcaaggaagcaaaaAATCAATGAAGCAAAGGAAAATGTGAGAGACAAGGAACAAGGACAATCTTTTACACCGTctacaacaaaagaaaaagaaaaagaggtccTGAAGCCTTATACACCTAAAGCACCATATCCTCAACGTTTGATGAAAAATGAAAAGGATGGCCAATTCTTCAGGTTCTTGGAGATTTTCAAGAAGCTTCAAATCAACATTCCGTTTGCTgaggcaatagagcaaatgccactctatgcaaaattcttaaaggaattaatgaccaagaagagaagctggagaaATGAGGAAACTGTGTTGttaactgaagaatgcagtgccatcattcagcacaaattgcctcagaaattgaaggatccaggcagtttccaaatcccctgcatcataggagaaGTCATGGTGGAGAAGGCCTTGTGTCACTTAGGGGCCAGTATCAACTTGATGTCTCTAACAATGATGAGaagaatgaagattgaggaagccaaaccaatAAGAATGGCCCTCCAATTGGCAGATCGAACTTTTAAATTCCCTCATGGGATAGTTGAGGATttgttggtgaaagtgggagattttatattccctgctgattttgtggtgTTAGATATGGAGGAAGAAGCCAAAGCTTCAATAATTCTGGGAAGACCCTTCctggctactgctggagccatcatagATGTACAAAAGGGTGAACTCACTCTTAGACTACATGATGAGAAATTGGTGTTTAACATATTCAAGGCAATGAGCTATCCATCAGAATCACTAAGGGAATGCATGAGGGTGGATGTAGTGGACATTGCAGTACAAGAAATCTTTGAGGAAACAACAAAGGAAGTGGCAGAGGAGGAGTTCACCAAGGACATAGAAGTTAGTGACATCAAGGCTGCTGAAACAACCATGCCAAGCATGCCAGNNNNNNNNNNNNNNNNNNNNNNNNNNNNNNNNNNNNNNNNNNNNNNNNNNNNNNNNNNNNNNNNNNNNNNNNNNNNNNNNNNNNNNNNNNNNNNNNNNNNNNNNNNNNNNNNNNNNNNNaaatcctactttgtgagtagatatttaagagcagcatgttcagtgtacacaatcacttttgatcctactaagtatgatctaaacttgtcaatggcataaaccactgcaagaagctctttttctgtggttgtgtaatttttctgggcatcatttaaaatgcagCTAGCATAatgaatgacatgcagaagcttgttatgcctctgtcccagtactgcactaatggcatggtcactggcatcacactttagttcaaatggtaatgtccagtctggtgcagaaataactggtgctgtgaccagcttagctttcagagtttcaaacacctACAGACgctctgtgtcaaacataaatggtgtgtcagcagctagcagattgctcagaggttttgcaatttttgaaaaatcctttataaacctcctatagaatcctgcatgccccagaaagcttctgattgccttaacattggtgggtggtggtaatttttcaattacctctaccttagcttgatccacctctattcccttgttcgaaattttatgcccaaggacaattccttcagtcaccataaagtgacatctTTTCCAATttagaaccaggttagtctcttggcatcttttcagaacaagtgctagatggttaagacaggagctaaatgagtctccaaatactgagaagtcatccatgaagacttccagaaatttctctaccatatcagagaagatagagagcatgcacctctaaaaggttgcaggtacattgcacagaccaaaaggcgttcttctgtatgcaaatactccagatggacatgtgaatgctgttttctcttggtcctgaggatctactgcaatttagttgtaacctgaatagccatccaaaaagcagtagtattcatgacctgctagtctttctagcacctggtctatgaatggtaaagggaagtgatccttcctggtggctgtattgagccttctatagtcaatacacatacgccaccctgtaactgttcttgtaggaaccagttcatttttttcattatgaaccactgtcatacctcccttcttagggacaacatggacaggactcacccaggggctatcagaaataggataaataatcccaacctctagtaacttagtgacctctttctgcaccacttccttcatggctggatttagccgcctctgtagttgaaccactggcttagcatcatcctccaataggatcttgtgcatgcatcttgctgggctgatgcccttaaggtcacttatggaccactcaagagctgtcttgtgtgtccttagcacttgaagtagcacTTCCTCTTCtaggggatttaaagcagagcttatgatcaccagaaaagtgtcaccttctcccagaaatgcatatttcagggatggtggtaatggtttgagctcgggtttaggaggtttttcctcttcctgaggaagtttcagaggctctttcaattcctctgaatcctccagatcaggctgaacatctttaaaaatgtcctctagctctaattcgagactctcagtcatattgacctcttccactagggagtcaataatatcaacgctcaggcagtcgtctgatgtgtctggatattgcatagctttgacaacattcaacttaaactcatcctcattgactctcagggttatctcccctttttgaacgtcaatgagggttcgtccagttgttaggaatggtcttcctagaatgagagttgcactcttgtgctcctctatttccagcactacaaagtcagtagggaaggcaaatggcccaaccttgacaatcatgtcctcaattatgcctgatgggtatttaatggagccatcagcaagttgaagacagatccgggttggtttgacctcttcagtcaagccaagctttctgatggtggatgcaaggattaggttgatgcttgccccaagatcacataaagctgtcttggtgcaattaccctctaatatgcatggtatcataaagctcccgggatctttaagcttttctgggaagcttttcagaatgactgcactgcattcttcagttaggagaactctttcagtttctctccaatccttcttatgactcaagatgtctttcatgaacttggcataagagggtatttgctcaagtgcctctgcaaacagaatttttatttcaagagtcctgagatagtctgcaaagcgagtaaattgcttatcctgctcctcttggcggagtttttgaggataaggtatcttggctttgtactcctcaaccttggttgctgtaggtttatttcctacagaagtggttgggaaagcctttttagaggggttgttatcagcacttgtgtgtgtctgatctctcactggcgtttgaatgccagggttggaagcttgattggcgttggacgccaacttcctatctgtttctggcatttgaacgccagaactgagcttccattgggcgtttgacgccagctccttgcctgttcctggcgtttaaacgccagaactatgcgtgggttgggcgtttaacgccagctttgcacccttttctggcgtttgaatgccagagttattcctctctgggctcttactgtccacagagggattttggatagtattttgctcatcctctgtcagttgttcttttcttggctttctgctgctctgaagtgaggtatttaatattttcccacttcttaattgaactgcttggcactcttctgttatttgttttgataactgctgttttgtttgcttcaactgtacttccatattcatattagccattcttgtgtcttgtagtatctccttgaattcggctagctgttttgttagaaaatctaattgttgattgaattcagtaacttgttctgcaggactgagttcagcagttactgttttagcctcttctttcatggaagactcactacttaggtacaaatgctgatttctggcaactatatcaatgagctcttgagcttcttcaattgtctttctcatgtgtatagatccaccagctgagtggtccaaagacatctgagctttctctgtaagcccataatagaagatgtctaactgcacccactctgaaaatatttcagagggatattttcttagcatctctctgtatctctcccaggcatcataaagagattcattatctccttgttcaaagccttggatgttcagccttagctgtgtcatccattttggagggaaatattgattcggGAATTTTTCTgatagctgtttccatgtccttatgctagccttaggttggttatttatccacctcttagcttggtcttttacagcaaatggaaacaataataatctgtagacatcctgatctacttccttatcatgtactgtgtcagtaatttgtaaaaactgtgccagaaactctNNNNNNNNNNNNNNNNNNNNNNNNNNNNNNNNNNNNNNNNNNNNNNttttttgaaaaagaaaataaggattctaaaattttaacaagaacaataataaaagactctgacccaaaagacaaaatcttccaaatctaagcaacaggatgaaccgtcatttgttcaaactcgaacaatccccggcaacggcgccaaaaacttggtgcacgaaaattacttcacactatgtaattccgcacaactaaccagcaagtgcactgggtcgtccaagtaataccttatgtgagtaagggtcgaatcccacggatattgttggcttgaagcaagctatggttatcttgtaactcttagtcaggatataatatcaataataattcttagttttaattgtaaaagtcaaggggcataaaataaatacttgttactcaataatggagaatatgttggggttttggagatgctttgtcctctttatttcagcttttctcttgtactcctctccacacacgcaaggctccttccatggcaagctgtatgtaaggtgtcaccgttgtcaatggctacatcccgtcctctcagtgaaaatggtccaaatgctctgtcacagcacggctaatcatctgttggttctcgatcatgtcggaatagaatcccttgattcttttgcgtctgtcactacgctcaacaatcgcgagtttgaagctcgtcacagccattcaatccttgaatcctactcggaataccacagacaaggtttacactttccggattctcatgaatgccgccatcaattctagcttataccacgaagattctgattaagaaatcaaagagaaactcattcaatctgatgtagaacggaggtggttgtcaggcacacgttcatggattgaggaaggtgatgagtgtcacggatcatcaccttcttcatagtgaagcacgaatgaacatcttagatacgaacaagcgtgtttgaatggaaaacagaagtaattgcattaattcatcgagacacagcagagctcctcacccctaacaatggagtttagagactcatgccttcaaagagtacaaagttcagatctaaaatgtcatgaggtgcaaaataagtctctaaaagttgtttaaatactaaactagtaacctaggtttacagaaaatgagtaaactaagatggatagtgcaaaaatccacttctggggcccacttggtgtgtgctggggctgagacttaagcttctcacgtacctgggctgtttctggagttgaacgccaggttgaaacctgtttctggcgttgaactccaacttgtaacttgtttctggcgctgaacgccagactgcaacatggaactggcgttgaacgccagtttacgtcgtctatccttgagcaaagtatggactattatatatttctggaaagccctagatgtctgctttccaacccaattggaagcgcgccaattggactcctgtagctccagaaaatccattccgagtgtagagaggtcagaatccaacagcatcagcagtcctttttcagcctgaatcagatttttgctcagctccctcaatttcagccagaaaatacctgaaattacagaaaaatacacaaactcatagtaaagtccagaaatgtgatttttatttaaaaactaataaaaatataataaaaagtgactaaaacatattaaaaactacctaaaaacaatgccaaaaagcatataaattatccgctcatcagtcatcaccatcatattggccaacgcaaatctccaccacacactggtagaccagggaagctccACCGACATactgttcaaaactgccttcgacaaactcggcctagaagaaaaagaacttatagcatacccgaacagcctgttcgggctGGGGGACACCCCAATCCAACCACTAgggtacatctcactacacacgacctttggaaaaggaaaccagtcagGAACGCTCCAAATaaactacatcgtggtcgacgtgagttcagcctacaatgccttaataggtcggacaacattaaatcagctcggcgcagtagtctcgactccacatctatgcatgaagttcccaaccacagaaggaatagctacaataaaagcaaacCAGAAGACGGTGCGccgctgttataatgaaagtctaaacctcaaaggcagaggagaagaattccacactaTCGAGCTCGGTAGAGTTTGAGGGcaggaagaactccgtccacaactcgaaggcgaagtagaaaaggtccagatcggagatgtcccagaAAAAATAACCAATAACGGCACggtcctaaaaggagacataaaaaaatcactcgtacagttcctATGAGATAATGTCGAtttctttgcatggaaggccgcagacatgccggacatagaccctaagttaatgtgccacaagctggcagtttacccaggatctcggccagtacagcagagacgtagaaagctcaggccagaacgatcccaagctgtggaagagcaggtacaagctctactggaggcaggattcataagagaagtcaaatacccactatggctagctaacgtcgtcttggtaaaaaaatcaaatgggaagtggcggatgtgcaccgactacactgatctcaacaaagcctgcccaaaagacccttatccactcccaagtatcgacactctggtggatgcctcctcctgatacaaatacctctcgtttatggacgcctattcgggatacaaccaaatcctgatgtacccacctgatcaagaaaaaacctcattcttaaccctgaaagcaaactactgctacatagtcatgtcattcggactcaaaaacataggagccacttatcaaagattaatgaataaggtcttcacaGACCACATCGGGAAAGTCATGGAAATCTACGTGGACGAcgtgttaataaagacacaaagtgaggaGTCGTTACTGTccaacctcacccaagtattcgacactataagaaggcatggcatgcgacttaaccctgcaaaatgcaccttcgcagtagaagccggcaaattcttgggttttatgctcacacaaaggggaattgaagcaaatccagataaatgcaaGGCTATACTCGATATGAAgagtccgacctgtgtcaaagaggtacaacaactcaacggaagactggcagccttgtccagattcctagctggatcggcaataagatccaTACCctgccacgggaaggagaaccacttgtattgtatCTCGCAGTAGaaaatcgggcagtagcctcagcactggtccgagaagatgacagtgggcaacaacctgtatacttcatcagcaaggcactacaaggatccgaactaaactaccaaaaaatagaaatatttgcctatgctctcatattaaCATCTCGGAAACTTCGTCCATATTTCTAAGCCCACATTATCAGGGTTCGGACTAACTAGCCAATAAAAGGCATTCTGCACAAAACAGATTTAGtaggaagaatcttacaatgggcagtcgagttgtctgaattcgacctttaatatgaaactcggacagccatcaaatcgcaaTATTTGGccaacttcattgcagaatttacggACACCCCAAAAATCCCTACAGAATGCAATTTCTATGTAcacggttcctcaaacaaaactaaAAGTGgtgcgggtgtgataattgaaagcaatcagggaacccgaatcgaactttccctcaaattcgggttccctgcctcaaacaaccaagctgagtatgaggcactactagctggtttgaagctggctaaggaggttggagcttgAAAGCTcatcatcttcagtgactcacaggtggtcacttcacaaatagcagggagttaccaagccaaggatcccaccatgaaaaagtacttggacaaaaccaaagaacagctcggataactcggggaatatgaggtctgccacataccccgggaacagaatgctcaagctaatgcactctcaaaactagccagcaccaaaccagggggcaacaatagaagcctcatccaagagatgctgcagaacccgtcaatctcggaagaagaaaaggtcctagccataacaggtctggatcaaggatggatgactcccataattaattacctcaaaacagaaacactccctacagataaaaaggaagcaaagaggttaaaacgggaagcacaacactacactatcataaataatactctatacaagagagggatttcaacaccactattaaaatgcgtgccgacttccaatacaaaagaagttttagaagaagtacacagtggcatctgtggcaaccatctcggaggaCAGGCACTCACCAAGAAAGTACTCCGAGCCGGATTTTattggccgaccttacaaaaagaAGCGACAGAATTCgtgaagacatgtccaccatgtcagaaacatgccaactctcacatcgccccgccagaggagctcatcagcgtaacctcaccctggccattcacaaaatggggactcgatcttctcggacccttccctcaaggatcaggacaagtcaaattcctcatagtgcgGGGTAggctatttcacaaaatggatcgagacAGAACCCCTAACTAACGCCacggctcaaagaagtcgaaaattcctatatagaaacattgtcacaaggtttgggattCCCTACTatataaccacagacaatggcactcaatttacaaacgcaggcttcagaaagttggtGGCAGATCTGAACATCAAACACCAATTTACATCCGTGGAACACCCctaggccaatggacaagcagaagctgctaacaaagtcatattagccgg
The DNA window shown above is from Arachis ipaensis cultivar K30076 chromosome B08, Araip1.1, whole genome shotgun sequence and carries:
- the LOC107611007 gene encoding uncharacterized protein LOC107611007 is translated as MVEKALCHLGASINLMSLTMMRRMKIEEAKPIRMALQLADRTFKFPHGIVEDLLVKVGDFIFPADFVVLDMEEEAKASIILGRPFLATAGAIIDVQKGELTLRLHDEKLVFNIFKAMSYPSESLRECMRVDVVDIAVQEIFEETTKEVAEEEFTKDIELA